The following is a genomic window from Pseudomonadales bacterium.
ACGGCAGCAGAGCACGCCTGCTGGACTGAACCGGGGTGAACAGCCGAGACGGCGCTGGAACTTCAGCCTAGAATGGGCCGATGCAAAACGCCAAAAGTCTCTTCTCTTACCGTAAACATTGGGCCGCACGCTTCGGTGTCACACCCTTTTTGCCGATGTCCCGTGACGAGATGGAGCAACTCGGCTGGGACAGTTGCGATGTCATTCTGGTCACCGGCGATGCCTACATCGACCACCCCAGCTTCGGCATGGCGCTGGTGGGCCGGCTGCTCGAAGCGCAGGGCTTTCGCGTCGGCATCATCGCCCAGCCCGACTGGCACGATGCCGAGCCGTTCCGCGCGCTGGGCCGGCCCAACCTCTACTTCGGCATCACCGCCGGCAACATGGATTCGATGGTCAACCGCTACACCTCCGACCGTCGCCGCCGTTCCGATGATGCCTACACGCCGGGCGGAGCGCCGGACCGTCGGCCCGACCGGGCGGTGATCGTCTATGCGCAGCGCTGCCGCGAAGCCTGTGCCGGAGTGCCGGTGGTGCTCGGCGGCATCGAGGCCAGCCTGCGCCGCATCGCCCAGTACGATTACTGGTCGGACAAGGTGCGCCGCTCGGTGCTGGTCGACAGCAAGGCCGATATTCTGCTCTTCGGCAATGCCGAACGGGCGCTGGTGGAGCTGACCCATCGGCTGGCGCGGGGCGAGCCGATCGAGCAGATCACCGACCTGCGCGGCACCGCCTTTCTGCGCCGGCATGGCGCCCTGCCACCGGGCTGGAGCGAGATCGACTCCAGCCTGCTGGATGCACCGGGGCGCATCGAGCCGCCGGTTGATCCCTATGCGATGACGCCCGTCGGCGGCGAACCGGCCTGCGCCAGTGGCGAGCCGGCCACGGCACAGGTGATCCGCTTCGAGCCGGGCAAGCGGCGGCTCGACCGCGACCGCACCGTGGTGCGGCTGCCGGACTTCGAGGTGGTGAAGGAAGATGCCGTGCTCTACGCCCACGCTTCGCGCACGCTGCATCTGGAGTCGAACCCCGGCAATGCGCGGGCGCTGGTGCAGCGCCACGGGGACCGCGACCTGTGGCTCAATCCACCGCCGATTCCGCTCACCACCGCCGAGATGGACGGGGTGTTCGACCTGCCCTACGCGCGCGCGCCTCATCCGGCCTATGGCGATGCCCGCATCCCGGCCTGGGAGATGATCCGCTTCTCGGTCAACATCATGCGCGGCTGCTTCGGCGGCTGCACCTTCTGCTCGATCACCGAGCATGAGGGGCGGATCATCCAGAGCCGCTCGGAGGCGTCGATCCTGCACGAGATCGAGGAGATCCGCGACAAGACGCCCGGCTTCACCGGCGTGATCTCCGACCTCGGCGGCCCCACCGCCAACATGTACCGGTTGCAGTGCAAGGATCCGCAGATCGAGTCGAGCTGTCGCCGGCTCTCCTGCGTCCATCCGGGAATCTGCCCCAATCTCAATACCGACCATACCCCGCTGATCCAGCTCTACCGCAAGGCGCGCACGCTGCCCGGCATCAAGAAGGTGCTGGTCGCCTCGGGGCTGCGTTATGACCTGGCGGTGCGCAGCCCGGAGTATGTGCGCGAACTGGTGACCCACCATGTTGGCGGCTATCTGAAGATCGCGCCGGAGCACACCGAGCCGGGCCCACTGTCGGTGATGATGAAGCCGGGCATCGGCAGTTACGAGGCGTTCCGCGAGATGTTCGAGCGCTTCTCGCGCGAGGCGGGCAAGGAGCAGTATCTGATTCCCTACTTCATCGCCGCCCACCCCGGCACCACCGATGAAGACATGCTCAACCTGGCACTCTGGCTGAAACAGCACAACTTCCGCCTCGACCAGGTACAGACCTTTCTGCCGACGCCGATGGCGCTGGCCACCGCCATGTACCGCAGCGGCCGCAACCCACTCAAGAGCTTGAAGCGTGACGAGCGGCTCAGAATCCCCAAGGGCGAGCGCACCCGCCGGCTGCACAAGGCTTTTTTGCGCTATCACGATGCCGAAAACTGGCCACTGCTGCGCGAAGCGCTGCGCCGCATGGGCCGCGGCGACCTGATCGGCAATGGCCGGCACCATCTGGTGCCAAGCTGGCAACCGGCCGGCACCGGCCAGACCCCCGAAGGGGCGCGCGCGCCGCGCCGTCCGGCCAGCGGGCCAAGCCGAAGCCCCGCCGGGCGTGGCGCCGGCAGAACCCTCCCGAAACGCAAAGGCCGCGGGTGAGCCGCGTGCGCTCGGGTGAATCGGGTATGATGCGGCGATTCAACCTGGAATTTCGAGCCGCCGACCTGGCCGGCTTCTGGTGAACGGCCTGCAAAGATGAAACAACCGAACGGCAAGGTGGCAACGCCAATTCCAGCCGCCACCGTGGTGCCGCTGCGCGATGGCGATGACGGGGTGGAGATTCTGCTGCTGCGGCGCAATGCCCGGCTCGACTTCGTCGGTGGTGCCTGGGTCTTTCCCGGCGGACGCCTCGATGAAGAGGACTACGCCCAGGCGCCCGGCCGCGACGAGTTGATCGCCGCCCGCCATGCGGCAGTGCGCGAAGCCCACGAGGAGAGTGGACTCACGCTCGCGCTCGACCAACTGGTCTGCCTGTCGCACTGGACCACGCCGGGCTCGAGTCCCAAGCGCTTCGCCACCTGGTTCTTTCTGGCGCCGCTGTCACAGCCGCAGCAGGTGGTGATCGATGGCTCCGAGATCCATGAACATCGCTGGTACCGGCCACAGGCGGCGCTCGATGCCTACCTGCGCGATGAGATCTTCATCATCATGCCCACCTACCACACCATCGAGGCGCTGATCGGCTTTGCCGACTGCGCCGAACTGCTGACCCGCTACCGGAACGCAGCACCCACCATCGTGCCGCCCGAGCATGGCAAGATCATGCCGTTGCCGACCGGCAGGCGCCATTGAGCCCGACAGGAGGCCCCGCGATGGTCCCCGCCAAGCATGCCGCCACCGTGGTGCCACTGCGCG
Proteins encoded in this region:
- a CDS encoding YgiQ family radical SAM protein; translated protein: MQNAKSLFSYRKHWAARFGVTPFLPMSRDEMEQLGWDSCDVILVTGDAYIDHPSFGMALVGRLLEAQGFRVGIIAQPDWHDAEPFRALGRPNLYFGITAGNMDSMVNRYTSDRRRRSDDAYTPGGAPDRRPDRAVIVYAQRCREACAGVPVVLGGIEASLRRIAQYDYWSDKVRRSVLVDSKADILLFGNAERALVELTHRLARGEPIEQITDLRGTAFLRRHGALPPGWSEIDSSLLDAPGRIEPPVDPYAMTPVGGEPACASGEPATAQVIRFEPGKRRLDRDRTVVRLPDFEVVKEDAVLYAHASRTLHLESNPGNARALVQRHGDRDLWLNPPPIPLTTAEMDGVFDLPYARAPHPAYGDARIPAWEMIRFSVNIMRGCFGGCTFCSITEHEGRIIQSRSEASILHEIEEIRDKTPGFTGVISDLGGPTANMYRLQCKDPQIESSCRRLSCVHPGICPNLNTDHTPLIQLYRKARTLPGIKKVLVASGLRYDLAVRSPEYVRELVTHHVGGYLKIAPEHTEPGPLSVMMKPGIGSYEAFREMFERFSREAGKEQYLIPYFIAAHPGTTDEDMLNLALWLKQHNFRLDQVQTFLPTPMALATAMYRSGRNPLKSLKRDERLRIPKGERTRRLHKAFLRYHDAENWPLLREALRRMGRGDLIGNGRHHLVPSWQPAGTGQTPEGARAPRRPASGPSRSPAGRGAGRTLPKRKGRG
- a CDS encoding NUDIX hydrolase, with the protein product MKQPNGKVATPIPAATVVPLRDGDDGVEILLLRRNARLDFVGGAWVFPGGRLDEEDYAQAPGRDELIAARHAAVREAHEESGLTLALDQLVCLSHWTTPGSSPKRFATWFFLAPLSQPQQVVIDGSEIHEHRWYRPQAALDAYLRDEIFIIMPTYHTIEALIGFADCAELLTRYRNAAPTIVPPEHGKIMPLPTGRRH